GAGGAGCGGCCGGTTTTGCGGCCCAAATTCCGCCGCCCCGCCGCTGCAAAAGACCCGGCGCCATAGGAGAAAAAACCATGCCCAAAGCATGCAATCTCAGCAAGGGGCAGATCATCCAGATCAACGATCACCCCTACCAGGTGGTTCACATCGACGTCCAGACCCCGTCGGCGCGCGGCGCCAACACCCTCTACAAGGTCCGCCTGGCGGGGGTCACCAACGGCCAGAAGCTGGAGCAAACTTACAAGGGCAACGACTTCCTGGAGGAAATGGAGCTGGAGCGCCGTCCGTGCAGCTACCTCTACCGCGACGGCGACTTTTTCACCTTCATGGACATGACAACCTACGAGCAGCACACCCTGACCGCGGAAAACCTGGAGGGCCAGAGCCAGTGGCTGATCGAGGGCATGGAGGGCATCACCGCCCTGCTGCTGGACGGCCGCCTGATCGCCATCGAACTGCCGGCGAGCCTGGACCTCGCCATTGTAGAAACCGCGCCCGCCATCAAGGGGGCTTCGGCCACCAACCGCAACAAGCCCGCCACCCTCTCCAATGGGGTCACGGTGCTGGTGCCCGAATACTTGGCCGAAGGCGAAATGGTCCGGGTGAATACCCAGACCGCAAAGTTCATGTCGCGGGCCAAAGGCTGACCCGCCCGATGGGGTGGGGGCTGCGCCGCGGCATGGGCATGAACCCGGCTTGTGGCCAGCCAATGCGGCCGGCTTGGGGCTGGCCGAGGAGGTTCCCATGGCCAAAGCGGTTTTCGCCAGCCGGGAATCCGGCGAAAAGTTTCACCTGGAAATCCCCGGCCTGGATTACGTCCTGGAACTGCCGTATGTGCGCCTGGACGGGGGCGGCGGCGGTGCGAAGATCGCGTCCCTCAACCTGATCGGTCAGATCCGTCTCAACCGCGACCTGGGCCGCCTGCTGGCCGAACGAGTGCGGACGGCATTTCCAGA
The genomic region above belongs to Desulfobacteraceae bacterium and contains:
- the yeiP gene encoding elongation factor P-like protein YeiP gives rise to the protein MPKACNLSKGQIIQINDHPYQVVHIDVQTPSARGANTLYKVRLAGVTNGQKLEQTYKGNDFLEEMELERRPCSYLYRDGDFFTFMDMTTYEQHTLTAENLEGQSQWLIEGMEGITALLLDGRLIAIELPASLDLAIVETAPAIKGASATNRNKPATLSNGVTVLVPEYLAEGEMVRVNTQTAKFMSRAKG